A stretch of DNA from Glycine max cultivar Williams 82 chromosome 18, Glycine_max_v4.0, whole genome shotgun sequence:
agcattgCACAATAAGATTGAAACGTTGAAGtgacaataatataaattaacatgaaataaaatcatACAAAGTAGAAGACAATATGAAacacatgaaaaaaataatacagtACATGAATGTAACCATGCGGAAAATGTAAACTCATTATTAATCAATCATCACTATGTCTGTGATGCCGCGACGAAGTTCCACATGGCCGGTCCCAATTTCTAGCTGCCTATCAGGATTTCTTCTTCTAGGATTCGCCCTTTCATCCACTTGGTCAGCCTCGACAGAGAAATCATGACGTAAATCGACCCCTAATAAGTCGTCCATGTCGGGTATATCTCCAGGTACATTCCACGGACCAGCAAGTGGGGCATTTGGGGTCGATACTTGACCACTTTGGGTAAATGAAGGAGTTTCCGTTGAAGAAGGAGAGACCCAAATATGCCTGCAAAACTATACCCTGGTTGAAAATCATGTGGGTATGAATACATCGGCGCATCTGAGACGGTTCTTGGGTGAATGCCGGCggtgtgtaatacattccatgttgTCGTTCTGGCATCGGAGGCAAACTATATGTTGCTGCATCAACAGTTTCCCGACGTCGCGCTAAGCCTCGAGTCTCCACACTTTGCCGTAGTATATTAAACTGTTGATGTTCAAATTGTGGCTGAGAAGGGGGAGCATCTTCATGTGCCTCAAGTATCCTATCCTCTTCCTCAGACAAAAGAGTGATCTTCTCGATACATGGCAGTAAATCGTCAAAAGTAAAACCCTTCTCCCAACAGGCGACACCATAAAATGTAGTGTTTCGCGATTTCACCCTGCATAGAAATAAATgaatagttattaaaataatcttaaataagCGCAACAttcttttctaaattataatgGACAATGTATACCAATAGTCCTCTTCTTGCATGTTTTGGGTCGACATACACTTTTGTTTTACGCCTGTACCACCTCATATATTCAGAGTTCAGACGAGGGTCCCTGTTTGTGGCGGCGTCTGCTCTACTCTCCTTTCATAGCGACTATTCCATTCATTAAGCGCGGGTTGCATTAGTCGCATCcaattttttccttcctttcccTTTAATGTCAAGTCATGTATGTTGTTGGGTTGCATTACTGGTCcggaataggttgttgcattccaaattgtctcATGACTCTATCCGGCTGGTGCCATTCCACTTTTGAAACAAATAAGTGGTATGATACATGTCCATAATACAGACCCAAAAAACAAACTTGACTCAATTCATTTCCACATGTCCAGCATAAGGGACCCATACAAACTGcatataaaagttaatttaataaattaattaagaaatacaacatcatttaataaacaaacatcaaaattgTTACCTCGTCGCGTTTCATGACATCTAATTTACGACGAAACTCAATTAAATTGTCATTGCCTATGTGATGCAATTCACCTCCCAACCATcttcacaaaaaattaaataacaaaataaaatgttacataGAATAATGATTAACATCAACCAagcatgtttattaataatgaaTTCAAAATAGTAAAGGAAAGTATACCTGTAACCAAGTGGCGcgttttgttgttgtggaggaataACTGAGGGGGCTAACGTTGggcatcgttcccatgcccataATTGAATCAAGAGAGTGAAACCGCCTATTGATTTAGCATTATAGTCTGTTGCgatgcacatctctctataaaGGTTACCCAAAACagcagctccccatgcataaCTATGCACTCTCTAAGGTCTCTCAGAAATGCAAATTTCTTCTTCTAGGATTCGCCCTTTCATCCACTTGGTCAGCCTCGACAGAGAAATCATGACGTAAATCGACCCCTAATAAGTCGTCCATGTCGGGTATATCTCCAGGTACATTCCACGGACCAGCAAGTGGGGCATTTGGGGTCGATACTTGACCACTTTGGGTAAATGAAGGAGTTTCCGTTGAAGAAGGAGAGGACCCAAATATGCCTGCAAAACTATACCCTGGTTGAAAATCATGTGGGTATGAATACATCGGCGGCATCTGAGACGGTTCTTGGGTGAATGCCGGCggtgtgtaatacattccatgttgTCGTTCTGGCATCGGAGGCAAACTATATGTTGCTGCATCAACAGTTTCCCGACGTCGCGCTAAGCCTCGAGTCTCCACACTTTGCCGTAGTATATTAAACTGTTGATGTTCAAATTGTGGCTGAGAAGGGGGAGCATCTTCATGTGCCTCAAGTATCCTATCCTCTTCCTCAGACAAAAGAGTGATCTTCTCGATACATGGCAGTAAATCGTCAAAAGTAAAACCCTTCTCCCAACAGGCGACACCATAAAATGTAGTGTTTCGGCGATTTCACCCTGcatagaaaataaatgaatagttattaaaataatcttaaataagCGCAACAttcttttctaaattataatgGACAATGTATACCAATAGTCCTCTTCTTGCATGTTTTGGGTCGACATAAACTTTTGTTTTACGCCTGTACCACCTCATATATTCAGAGTTCAGACTGAGGGTCCCTGTTTGTGGCGGCGTCTGCTCTACTCTCCTTTCATAGCGACTATTCCATTCATTAAGCGCGGGTTGCATTAGTCGCATCcaattttttccttcctttcccTTTAATGTCAAGTCATGTATGTTGTTGGGTTGCATTACTGGTCCcggaataggttgttgcattccaaattgtctcATGACTCTATCCGGCTGGTGCCATTccactttttgaaaacaaataagtgGTATGATACATGTCCATAATACAGACCCAAAAAAACAAACTTGACTCAATTCATTTCCACATGTCCAGCATAAGGGACCCATACAAACTgcatataaaagttaaatttaataaattaattaagaaatacaacatcatttaataaacaaacatcaaaattgTTACCTCGTCGCGTTTCATGACATCTAATTTACGACGAAACTCAATTAAATTGTCATTGCCTATGTGATGCAATTCACCTCCCAACCATcttcacaaaaaattaaataacaaaataaaatgttacataGAATAATGATTAACATCAACCaacatgtttattaataatgaaTTCAAAATAGTAAAGGAAAGTATACCTGTAACCAAGTGGCGcgttttgttgttgtggaggaataACTGAGGGGGCTAACGTTGggcatcgttcccatgcccataATTGAATCAAGAGAGTGAAACCGCCTATTGATTTAGCATTATAGTCTGTTGCgatgcacatctctctataaaGGTTACCCAAAACagcagctccccatgcataaCTGCTGCACTCTCTAAGGTCTCTCAGAAACTGCAAATATTTCAAATGCACCCGTTTGCTGCTTTTGTCAACAAACATTACCCCTCCTATGAATCGTAAGATCCAAGCACGAGCAAATCTTTCAAGGCCTTCTTGGTTGCCTGTAAAATCATGAATATTTGCAAAATGAGAAGACAACCAACTCAATTTAATTGAGTTCCCATCAATTGCAGCATCGTCAGGCATGACACCCAATAATTCATGAAACAATTCAAACCAGTCAATATTTGTATTTCCAATTAATGGTCTTCCATCCACAGGAATACC
This window harbors:
- the LOC121173929 gene encoding protein MAIN-LIKE 2-like, with the translated sequence MEVVAHAVVVGVFVCLHLPLFSRLLPGSYFASLDDLRVMLLLGDCLYFVASDPDLGGFIWGSRMGTSSLKASSKIVVRLAVRSVSFNMASSSSSHHYDVASGPLEDDLLWMQKNHVSQHIWNGANDRTLKIRRATPLYNHREAPPEEIIPLLQISGLYPIMKLAQLKVNGALVNAFIERWRPETHTFHLKCGEATITLQDVSVLLGIPVDGRPLIGNTNIDWFELFHELLGVMPDDAAIDGNSIKLSWLSSHFANIHDFTGNQEGLERFARAWILRFIGGVMFVDKSSKRVHLKYLQFLRDLRECSSYAWGAAVLGNLYREMCIATDYNAKSIGGFTLLIQLWAWERCPTLAPSVIPPQQQNAPLGYRWLGGELHHIGNDNLIEFRRKLDVMKRDEFVWVPYAGHVEMN